In Streptomyces chartreusis NRRL 3882, the following are encoded in one genomic region:
- a CDS encoding peroxiredoxin-like family protein: MRMSRSHVEPGSTVNERSVTTVSGDQVAVPAPGRLTHLQFRRFAGCPVCNLHLRSVVRRHGEIEAAGVREVVVFHSPADELLPHTTDLPFAVVADPGKRLYAEFGVDRSPRALLDPRAWGAIVRAVLSGVREVARGREHLPSTSPHGGRLGLPADLLIASDGRVLAAKYGEHVYDQWSVDELLELAARTPRTPRANPSAR, encoded by the coding sequence ATGCGCATGTCCCGTAGTCACGTTGAGCCCGGTTCCACCGTGAACGAGCGAAGTGTCACCACTGTCTCGGGCGACCAGGTGGCCGTTCCCGCTCCTGGCCGGCTGACCCACCTCCAGTTCCGGCGGTTCGCCGGCTGTCCGGTCTGCAACCTGCACTTGAGGTCGGTGGTACGGCGGCACGGGGAGATAGAGGCGGCCGGTGTACGCGAGGTGGTGGTCTTCCACTCGCCCGCGGATGAACTGCTGCCCCACACCACCGACCTGCCGTTCGCTGTCGTCGCGGACCCCGGCAAGCGCCTGTACGCGGAGTTCGGCGTGGATCGGTCACCCCGCGCCCTGCTCGACCCGCGCGCCTGGGGGGCGATCGTCCGGGCCGTCCTGAGCGGCGTACGGGAGGTCGCCCGCGGGCGTGAGCACCTGCCCTCGACCAGCCCGCACGGCGGCCGGCTCGGGCTTCCCGCCGACTTACTCATCGCGTCCGACGGCCGCGTGCTCGCCGCCAAGTACGGCGAGCACGTCTACGACCAGTGGTCGGTCGACGAACTGCTGGAACTGGCAGCCCGCACGCCGCGCACGCCCCGCGCGAATCCCTCGGCCCGGTGA